Sequence from the Sulfuracidifex tepidarius genome:
GGGGAGACATGTTCATGAGGGTCGTTGAAGGCGCGTTGCTTAGTACTGGAGTCAATGTGTATGAAGCTGGATATGGAGCTACTCCTGCTTTACAGTACGGAGTGAAGACATTGGGATACGATGGTGGAGTGATAGTAACTGCGAGTCATAATCCTCCAGAATACAACGGAATAAAGGTACTTTCTAACCAAGGTATAGAAATAGAGAGGGAAGAAGAGAAGAAAATAGAGGATATATACTTCGAGGATAGGTTCAACTCCTCGGATTGGACGTCGCTTAAGTACGACGTGAGAAAAGAAACTAGGGTTCTTGACACTTATGTTAAGGGGGTCCTCTCTCACGTTGACGTCGAAAAGATCAGAAAGAAGAACTACCGTGTTCTTATAGACTCAGCTAACAGCGTAGGTGGATTGGCAACCCCGATTGTCGCTAGGGAACTCGGATGCAGGGTGTTCACGCTGAACGGTAATTTGGATCCTCTATTTCCAGCCAGATACCCAGAGCCTACCTTCGAGTCCATACACGATACTGCAGAGGTAGCTAAAGTACTGAAGGCAGATCTTGGCGTGACTCATGACGGCGACGCAGATAGGGCAATCTTCATAGACTCACAAGGTACAATACAATGGGGAGACAGGAGTGCATCCCTTCTCTCTTATTGGGCACATGTGAAGAATCCAAACCTACCTCCTAGGGTATTCACGGCGGTCTCCAGCTCCAGTTTGGTGGAAGAATTTCTCTCGAAGTTCGGTCTCGAGGTAAGGTGGACTAAGGTAGGAAGTGTTGATATAGCCCACACTTTGATGAAAGAGAAGGGTGTAGCAGGGTTCGAAGAAAACGGGGGCTTCATGTACCCTCCCCACCAGTACGTAAGGGATGGGGCTATGTCAATGGCTTTAATGCTTGAACTCATGGCGAGCGAAAACGAGTCCTCAGCTTCACTTTTCGACAGATTACCCAAATACTATCTAGTGAAGACTAAGGTAAGGCTAACAGACAACATCGACGTTGAGAAGATATATAAAGAAATTGAAGATAAATACACTAACTCTGGTAAAATATTAACAATTGACGGAGTGAAAGTTACAGCTAGCGACTATTGGTTCCTTGTAAGAAAGAGCGGTACAGAACCGATAATAAGGGTTTTGGTTGAGGCTAAGGATCAATCAAAAGCTTCAAAAATAGCGGAGGAACTTGTGTCCTTCGTAGGTGGAAGCTGAAGTGAAATATAAATTAATGGACGTCCTCGCATGTCCTATTTGCAAGAACTTCCCGCTTAAATTAAAGGTATTTTCTGAGAAGGAGGTAGAGAGGATGATAGAAGGTAACAAGCCTCTCTGTGAGCTTTATTGTTCCTTCAAAGACGTGGCAGTCAAAAGCCTAGAGAACGCTCCATGCGAAGAGTGCATCAGAAAGGAGATAGTGGAGGGCATAATAGTCTGCGAGAAATGTGGGAGATGGTATCCCATAGTCGATGAAATACCTAGGATGTTGCCGGACGGACTGAGAAAGAAGAACGATGACATTAAGTTTCTCAGGGAACATGAAAAATATCTTAGTGAAGATGTGAAAACTAAGGGTCTTC
This genomic interval carries:
- the glmM gene encoding phosphoglucosamine mutase — its product is MGKLFGTDGVRGIINKELTVDLALKLGKAIGTYFGKNSNVMIGRDARAGGDMFMRVVEGALLSTGVNVYEAGYGATPALQYGVKTLGYDGGVIVTASHNPPEYNGIKVLSNQGIEIEREEEKKIEDIYFEDRFNSSDWTSLKYDVRKETRVLDTYVKGVLSHVDVEKIRKKNYRVLIDSANSVGGLATPIVARELGCRVFTLNGNLDPLFPARYPEPTFESIHDTAEVAKVLKADLGVTHDGDADRAIFIDSQGTIQWGDRSASLLSYWAHVKNPNLPPRVFTAVSSSSLVEEFLSKFGLEVRWTKVGSVDIAHTLMKEKGVAGFEENGGFMYPPHQYVRDGAMSMALMLELMASENESSASLFDRLPKYYLVKTKVRLTDNIDVEKIYKEIEDKYTNSGKILTIDGVKVTASDYWFLVRKSGTEPIIRVLVEAKDQSKASKIAEELVSFVGGS
- a CDS encoding Trm112 family protein, with product MKYKLMDVLACPICKNFPLKLKVFSEKEVERMIEGNKPLCELYCSFKDVAVKSLENAPCEECIRKEIVEGIIVCEKCGRWYPIVDEIPRMLPDGLRKKNDDIKFLREHEKYLSEDVKTKGLPFNLSQ